DNA from Gracilinanus agilis isolate LMUSP501 chromosome 3, AgileGrace, whole genome shotgun sequence:
TTGGTAATATGACATAGGGCAAATTGTTTTACTTCTCTGAGGTTTAGCTTCCTGaactacaaaatgagaataaagaCCTATTCTCTCTTATAAGTTTGTTGTgtaaaaatgctacaaatctcAAACTACTGTAGAAATGATCTTTGTGGTTGGTATTTGTTTTGACAAAGAAATTCCCTCTTGAAAGATTTCAAGTCAAGGATTTATATGATCCTAAGTCTCCATGGGATGATACTATATTCTGGGGTTTATGGGTGGATGGGGAAACAAATGTTAAGGAACCTGATAGAGGGTATCTGTTTCTTCAGTAATctgaagagttagagaaaaaaagtttctagcccagatcaaattgtttgccatctccAGAAGGGATGAGGGAGACAGTTTAGATCTTGTGAGTTTGGAAAACATGTATTGAAAATTGTTGTTGCATGTGGTTaggaaaaaggaatataaattttttaataggcccttcaaaattaaattaaaaaataaatttaaaagtccaagcttgaaaggagaaagagaaaatagttgGGAATATGGGgcacacaaaaagttaagaaagacCTTGGAAGGTCTGGGCAGAGCATTTTATAAGGGCTCACATTTATGAGTTAGGCATATCTGGGACTTCTGGTCTTCATCTGTCCATGTAGAAGATTCTCCACACAAAGGCACCCCCTGAAGAATAAAACCTCTTAAAATTTTataggcagagagaaagaaataccATAGACAAAGCTACATAAACACAGACATAGGGAGACAAGAGTCAGGGTAGGgatgaggggagaaggagagaaagtgaaTACTCTAGACCAGAAGGCTGGCAAACATAGCAAACAATACAAACAGGTAGATCCTGGGGTTTCCTCACGACTTACCCCAGTTTTCCCATGGATGTcacactttaaaaatttaaaatttgagttccataCTCTAAGACTCAAAAATAatgttgttttatttaaaaatattttatgtatttagatGTTGTCTCTTCAATTGTTCCTTCATTGTCTTTCATTGCAGggatccattctttttctttatctcttatttgaGGTAGTTGAGCCCTTGACTGTGGAAGGAAGAGAGTCTAGAAGATAtatagagaggagaaagagaaattttagttGATAAAGAAGATAACAAAGGGTCTTTTGGAATCCTAAGGAACTAGAGTGAGGGTGTATGTGAGAATGAAGAAAATGGGACAGTTCTGTGTGTCTGGAGATAGGAATAATGAAGCAGACAATATAGGGTCTTTAAAAGAAAAGCCAGGAATGGAAAAGACAATGGAGATAAGTACTGGTCTCAGAGAATATTGATTGTTCACAGGATAATAGAATTTAGAGTTATAATGAAATTTGAATATCAAATATTCACTTATAAGGTATTTTTTTAGCATTAATAGCCATGCAACTAGTATCAGAAGCAGGCTTTAAATTCAGATCTCTCTGACTCTAAAATTGAgtgttcttaaaaaaataaaattgagtgtTCTTACCAATGATGACTGAGACTATTTCTCAACCTTTTAAACTTACTCATTGTGGTGATGTCATTTctctaaaattaataattatagaataattttatccagatttttttttgtcagagtAGAAGTCTTACTTAAAGAGGTCCCTTTGAAGCTGTTATAATTTCACATACTTTTCATCTTTccatctttatctctttctctgatTTGGTGTTTGCTCTGAACTTTGCTCTGAATATTAGGTAATTGGATTGTGTAGTTCTGAAATGACTGCAACATCTATCACTAGTTGTTTCCATtctgttaaaaaattattttcatttgtaatatAGTCTAGTCTCACCATATCTAGTTTGTTTGAGTTTACTGGCCACTCTACTTTTCTCTAGCCATAATATTCTCTTGCCATTTCATTTGGctcccttcctttcatttctccCTTAACCTGCCAGAAGGGTCTCAATTCCACTGAAATCTGCTGACTTTGGATGGAGAAGGAAAGTTAGCCAACAGGGAAGTAGGAAACATGAGGAATAATATTTGGATTTGGAAACTAATGTCCCAGGAGCTTAGGAGACCCCTACAGGTCTCCCCAGACATAGACAATGACTAAGTGTCCAGTACAGATAACTACCACACCTACCACTGTCTCCACCCTCAAGGGACTAGTGGTCAGCCCTGACCAATAGCTTCAGAGGTCTGGGGAGAGCAAGGGGCCAGTGAGGGGGAAAGACTGGAAATAAAAGGCAGCCCTAGCCCTACTGCTGCATTAACCTGCTTCTGACACTTCTGTGTTGACAAGCAAGCTTACAAAGACTAACATCATGGTGCATTTTACCGCTGAGGAGAAGTCCACTATCACTTCCCTGTGGGGCAAGGTCAATGTGGAAGAGACTGGTGGGGAAGCTTTGGGCAGGTGAGTATGGGAGCAATGGTTGAAATCAAGCCCAGAGGTCACATACTGGCCTTAAGGGAATTTAAAAACTTCTGGCTCACTATGTATACCCGCAAactaatttctcccttctcctacAGGCTGCTGGTGGTCTATCCCTGGACCCAGAGGTTCTTTGATTCCTTTGGCAACCTATCTTCTCCATCTGCTATTCTGGGGAACCCCAAGGTCAAGGCCCATGGCAAGAAGGTGCTGACCTCCCTTGGTGATGCCGTCAAGAACCTGGACAACCTCAAGGGTGCCTTCTCCAAGCTGAGTGAGCTGCACTGTGACAAACTGCATGTAGACCCTGAGAACTTCAGAGTAAGTCTTCAGCACTATAGCTCAGCAAGCTAGTGATTGTCCAACTAAGCCTTATTACCATTGTCACAAGGTCTGAAGTGTTTGAGTGTCTGAAGGTCCATGGTTAAAACAAAGGAGAACATTCTAAAGCTTGTCATTGAGGACCTCAAATAGTTTAGGagatcttttttcctctctagcTTTACTTCTTTCTGTATCCTGATAACTCTCAGTACCCCCTCTTTCCTTCACAGGCTTTTTTTTCCTTGCCCTCAATGCTTTCCCCCCcaacccttctttctttcctttttctcttcatctttcaatactctcctttccctcctttcaatGTTCTCTCTTTGATTACTGTTCCTTGATTTGTTTCCagctccctctttttctctctccttttaatcATCTTTGCTCTTCACAATTcatattcttctaattttttttcttttcactggaTACTTAGTTCCCAACTAGACTTTCCACTTTTGAAAAGCGGGGTGACTTGGGATAATTGtttatttgctctttttctagttTGTGCTATTTGTAGATCTTTGCTTCTCTATCATCATCCTCTGGTCCTACTCTATAACTCAACTTTGGTCAGTAAACTCCTGGAAACCTTGCCATCCCTTAAGCTTGCAAAGTTGTCCCTAAGCCTCAATTTACTCCCTTTTGAAATTGGTAATCTTATTGTTTGCACCAACTACTGTGACTTAATTTTGGAGTGAGAGatattaggttcaaatccaggcacTCCTCTTAGAGATCTCTATGATCTCATGCAAATCATTCTATAACTGAATTTTAGTtccttcctttataaaataagggaattagacTAGTTTTTTTCTGTGTCCCTAGTATTAGATCAAGGATTCTATTTGTCTCTAtgaggtatttttaaaataacatcatTACTTTActgcttttattttcattctcattcttttcactcttttattactttcatatcattttcttccccctcatcagtctctctttttcattttcatcaacCTCCCAATTTCAATTAGCCCATTTCAAACCTGTGTATTAGCCCTTTCAAGTCTCTTAATTTAGTGCTATAAACTCTGGGTTGTGGGAAGAAGACTTAGGAGGTAGGGTGAAGAGGCAGGGAGAAGAAGGTTTGAAAGTAGGaagagaaaggcaaaggaaactgaaaagaattGTCTATAGCAGAAGATGGGTGTGAGGATCTTAGGGCAACTCTGTGGGACTGGGGACAAGAGAAGATGAAGAGAATAGGGCCCTTTAGAGGGGAAGAACTAAGAACAAAAGGGACAAATAATATCCTAATTTGTGATAAATGATTTGGGAAAAGTTTTAGACATGGATAGGAGAGCATGAGTACACTTCCCCACTAACTAAGCTAAAGCTTTCTCCTTAGAAGGTCCCTGAGTTTGCATTTCGCTTTCTCTTTCCTACAGCTCCTCGGGAATGTGCTGATTGTTGTTTTGGCTGCTCATTTTGGAAAGGAGTTCACTCCAGAAGTGCAGGCTGCTTGGCAGAAGCTGGTGACTGGTGTGGCCAGTGCCTTAGCCCACAAGTACCACTAAACATAGCCCTGTCTATGGTGGGGACCTGTGAGCAAATGGAGGCCCATCTCTTGCATGTAGGGAAGGGAACAATGGTTAGGTACTGCATTGTACTCCCACCCCTTGAccaataaaatacttttattctAGCAATCCGTTGTCTTTGTCATTCTCTTGCTTTTGGTCATCCTTATTGGGAGATGGTACCATAAATgggactgggaagggaagaaattatCTCTGAAAAATCCCGATCATGGAGAAGGAATTTGGTGTATCTAAGGGATACATCGGGAAAAGGCCTGTTTGGAACAGAGACCTAACAGAAAAGTATTGGGAAATGAGGTTGGGCAacttgtattatttatttaatagcaGAATGAGGATTTCACCAATTAATCAATCCATAAATATATGATAAGTACCTGCTACTTGACAGGCACTGTTTTAAGTgctaaagatataaaaagaggcaaaaacccCAGTTATTTCTCTCAaggagaaaatggggaaaatggatAACATtcaaacacatttattaaaagaaagccatatacaggataaattggcaataattaaaagagagaaggatctAGAATTGAGAGGGTTTGGGAAAAGCTTCCAATAAAAGATGAGATTAGAATGAtacttgaaggaagacaggaaagtcAGTAGGCAGAACTgaggaaagcattctaggcattgGGAACAGGAAGAACAAATGTCTAGAACAGAGAGATGAAGCATAGTTTATTGGAGAAGAAGAATGACATACCAAAGTACAAACAGGGCCCAAGAATAAAGGATCAGACACCCAAAGGAAATGAACCTTCAGTTTCAATCTGTCCTGTGCTAGAGACTGGGTCCTTTCTTTAAACTAGGTATCTCATTTTCTTAACTGACATGAAGGAAGTAAATATTCTACAGAAAACCACAACAGATAGGCAGAAACTGAGGACTATAAAAAGGTGGAGTAGTACAAGGAAGAGCAAGATACTAGGCTTTAGTAACCATTTAACAATAGTTGTTCTGAGATGTCCTCTTCAAATGGCTTCTGAAGGATCTATTATTCCTATTTCCCCAAAGATCTGTCATCACCATTATCCATCATTGCATTATTTACATTACAAGAAATTGGAGGATGAGCAGAGCAGGAGAATAGCTGAACCAGAGGACAAaagagacattgaaagaattTGCTTCCTGAATGAAAGCCTCAAATGAAAAGTATCAGGAATAGTATAGCAAAATTCCACAGTTcctaagtcaaggagaaaatgttgcaagcaggcaaaaaagaaacaattcaaatatcatagagttTGTAaacagaataacacaagatttagaaaCTTCTACCTTAAAGGATCAGAGGTCCTGAATTATGATATTCTTGAGGACAAAAGAGCTAGaattacaactaagaatcacctactcaacaaaactgagtatatttcttcaaagggaaataattaatatttaatgaaatatacaatatttaaacatttatgatgaaaagaccaaggctgaataaaatattttgactttCAAAAACaattcaagagaagcacaaaaaggtaaacaggaaagataaatcataaataattcaataaggttaaactggtTACATTCCTGCATGGGAAGATGAAACTTATAACTCCTAAgatctttatcattattaagacATATAGAAGGAGTATACAGAGACAAAGGTCATAGGTATGAGTTGACTATGATGGGGcaatatcttaaaaaattaaattaaagtgtaAGAAAGAGTAATgcaaagggagaggtagaatgatataaattatctcaaataaaagagGCTTGAATGAACTTTTatagtggaagggaagatggaagaggTTGAGGGTCGTGCTTTGGTCTTACTCTCATCAtgattggttcaaagagggagaAACATACAAACTTGGTTGGTTATAGAAATCTATCCTActctataggaaagtaggagggaagtagataagagaagggaagaggctgACAAAAAGGAGGGTGGATTTGAGGACTGATGGTTAAGAGCAAAGTGCTTTTGAGGATggacagggaaaaaagaaaaagagagtagGAAAATGGGGGGATAGgatagagggaaagaactaatcataatggtgaaaaaaagtTTACAGCAAATTTTCCTAATAAGGGTCTCCTTCCTTAAATACATATACAACTGAGccaaatgtataaatatacaagtcattctccaactgataaatagtcAAGGATATGTAGaggtaattttcaaataaagtaaTCAAGGATagctatagtcatgtgaaaaaatccACTAAATTAGTGATTAgataaacacaaattaaaacaaaagtgaGGTATCACCTAACACATATAAGACTGACTGATATGGTAGAAAAGGAAGATTAAAATGTTAGAGGGGGTgtggaaaatttgaaaattaatgcatgattgatggaattgtgaactattCTGATCTTTCTGGAGTATGCTTTATTATTAGAACTAAACCCCCAAATGCCATAAAactctgcatgccctttgacccaacattactactactagatctatatcctaaagagtttaaagaaaagggCTAAAGGACCTTTATGTACAATAGATGGTTTTAGCAACTGTTTTcaaaatggcaaagaattggaaattgaggagatgcctatcagggaatgactgaacaaactgtggtatatgttttgtattactattgtgccatgagaaatgatgaacagcatTCTCTCAGAAAAAGACATGGAAAGTCTTACATCatttgatgcatagtgaaatgaaaagaactaggaaaacattgtctATAATTATAGTAATATTGTACAGTGAcacttattctcagcaataaaatgatccaaaacaattctgaaagatttataatgaaaaatgctatttatctTCATAGAAATATGGAGTTtgaatgaagatcaaataatatatttaatttttttcttttttatctccatttcctttcacAAGATGATGAATATGGGAATCTCATTAACATGATTGCACATATGTAACCTAtatcagaagaaaggaaggagaaggaggaaaggaatttggaactcaatatttttttaaaaaa
Protein-coding regions in this window:
- the LOC123238694 gene encoding hemoglobin subunit epsilon codes for the protein MVHFTAEEKSTITSLWGKVNVEETGGEALGRLLVVYPWTQRFFDSFGNLSSPSAILGNPKVKAHGKKVLTSLGDAVKNLDNLKGAFSKLSELHCDKLHVDPENFRLLGNVLIVVLAAHFGKEFTPEVQAAWQKLVTGVASALAHKYH